A single genomic interval of Suncus etruscus isolate mSunEtr1 chromosome 10, mSunEtr1.pri.cur, whole genome shotgun sequence harbors:
- the SLC39A1 gene encoding zinc transporter ZIP1, which translates to MPGPASRSPSADSALGRGVLHAPTVTPGPFQTPPLLSGPPTLSLSEAATLAFGGLVLSGDHRPESPGATTATNAMGPWGEPELLVWRPETAASEPPLPVGLEVKLGALVLLLLLTLVCSLVPICVLRRAGIQPGTSASRQRALSLVSCFAGGVFLATCLLDLLPDYLAAIDDALAALHVTLQFPLQEFILAMGFFLVLVMEQITLAYKEQSGPPPREETRALLGSTNGGPQHWHDGSGLPQADCVPASPSALRACVLVFSLALHSVFEGLAVGLQRDRARALELCLALLLHKGILAVSLSLRLLQSRLRAQVVAGCGLLFSCMTPLGIGLGTALAQSAGPLHQLAQSVLEGMAAGTFLYITFLEILPQELATPEQRILKVILLLAGFALLTGLLFIQI; encoded by the exons ATGCCGGGGCCCGCCTCCCGGAGCCCGAGTGCAGACTCCGCCCTGGGTCGTGGAGTCCTGCACGCCCCCACAGTGACCCCCGGCCCTTTTCAGACGCCTCCTCTCCTCTCCGGCCCTCCAACGCTATCGCTGTCCGAAGCGGCCACTcttgcttttggggggctggtACTAAGCGGGGACCACCG GCCTGAGAGTCCCGGAGCTACCACCGCCACCAACGCTATGGGGCCTTGGGGAGAGCCCGAGCTCCTGGTGTGGCGCCCCGAGACCGCAGCCTCCGAGCCCCCCCTGCCAGTGGGGCTGGAGGTGAAACTGGGCGCcctggtgctgctgctgctgcttacTCTAGTCTGCAGCCTGGTGCCCATCTGCGTGCTGCGCCGTGCTGGGATCCAGCCTGGAACTTCAG CTTCCCGACAAAGAGCCCTCAGCCTGGTCAGCTGCTTTGCTGGGGGCGTCTTTTTGGCTACCTGTCTCCTCGACTTGCTGCCTGACTACCTGGCCGCCATAGATGACGCCCTGGCGGCCCTGCACGTGACA CTCCAGTTTCCCTTGCAAGAGTTCATCCTGGCCATGGGCTTCTTCTTGGTGCTGGTGATGGAACAGATCACGCTGGCTTACAAGGAGCAGTCGGGACCCCCGCCTAGAGAGGAGACCAGGGCTCTATTGGGATCAACAAACGGTGGCCCTCAGCACTGGCACGATGGATCTGGGCTCCCGCAGGCCGATTGCGTCCCAGCTTCTCCTTCAGCACTGCGTGCCTGTGTACTGGTCTTCTCACTGGCACTGCACTCGGTATTTGAGGGGCTGGCCGTGGGGCTGCAGCGAGACCGGGCGAGGGCTCTGGAGTTGTGCTTGGCCTTGCTGCTCCATAAGGGCATCCTGGCCGTCAGCCTGTCCCTGCGGCTGCTGCAGAGCCGCTTGCGAGCTCAGGTGGTGGCTGGCTGTGGGCTCCTCTTCTCGTGTATGACACCTCTGGGCATTGGGCTGGGCACGGCTCTGGCACAGTCGGCGGGTCCACTGCACCAGCTGGCCCAGTCTGTCCTGGAGGGCATGGCGGCGGGCACTTTCCTCTACATCACTTTCCTGGAAATCCTGCCCCAGGAGTTGGCCACTCCTGAGCAAAGGATCCTCAAGGTGATtctgctcctagcaggctttgcACTGCTCACAGGCCTGCTCTTCATCCAAATCTAG